CTGCAGGTTGCGATCCATGTCGGAGCGGAATTCCGTCCATTTGAGGCCCGTGGCGCCGTTCCAGAACGCGATCTGGTCCGCATTCGCCGGCTCGGTCATGGCGCAACCCTCTTGTAGAACACCGTCGTCTCGCAGAAACGGCCATCGGGCCACAGCGCGTAGTCCGGGATGGCACCCACGCGCTGCCAGCCCAGGCGGGTATAGAGCCGGTCGGCGGGGCTCGCCGTCACCGTGTCGAGGACCAGGACCGTGCGGCCTTCGCGCCGCGCGACGGTCTCGAGCGCCGTCATCAGCGCCTCGGCGACGCCCCGGTTGCGGGCGGAGCGGTGCACCAGCAACTTCTTGACGTCGGCGCGGTGGGGCTGATTCGGCATGGTGTCGAGGCCGAGCTGGACCGTGCCGACGATGCGGTCCCCGTCACGGGCGGCGAACAGCTTCGTCCGGCCCGCAGCGACGTCGTCGCTCACCTTGGCGAAGAACTGCGCGGCCTCCGCAATGCCGAAGCCGTCCATGAAGCCGACCGAGGCGCCGCCGGCCACGCAGTCGGCCAGCACGCCGGCGAGGCCGGTGGTCGCGGAGCGCGCCGCATCGGCGTCCAGCTCCTCGACCGCCGCCGCCACCTATTTCGTCTCCAGCTTGCGCTTGCGCATCGCCAGCGTGCGCAGGCGCAGGCCGTTGAGCTTGATGAAGCCCTGCGCGTCCTTCTGGTCGTAGGCGCCCTGGTCGTCCTCGAAGGTCACCAGATCCTGGCTGTAGAGGCTGTAGGGCGAGGAACGGCCGATGACGGTGACATTGCCCTTGTAGAGCTTCAGCCGCACCGTGCCGCCGACGAACTCCTGGCTCTTGTCGATCAGCGTCTGGAGCATCTCGCGCTCCGGCGTGAACCAGAAGCCGTTGTAGATCATCTCGGCATAGCGCGGCATGAGGTCGTCCTTCAGGTGCGCCGCGCCGCGGTCGAGGGTGATCGACTCCATCGCGCGGTGCGCCGCGAGCAGGATCGTGCCGCCCGGCGTCTCGTAGATGCCGCGCGACTTCATGCCGACAAAGCGGTTCTCGACGAGATCGAGGCGGCCGATGCCGTTGGCCTTGCCGAACGCGTTGAGCCCGGCCAGCAGCGCGGCCGGCGAGAGCGCCTGGCCGTCGATCGAGACGGCGTCGCCCCGCTCGAAGCCGACCTCGATCACCGTCGCCTTGTCCGGCGCCTCTTCCGGCGCGATGGTGCGCTGGTAGACGATGCTGTCGGCCTCGACCGCGGGGTCTTCGAGCACCTTGCCCTCCGACGAGGAGTGCAGCAGGTTGGCGTCGACCGAGAAGGGCGCCTCGCCGCGCTTGTCCTTGGCGATCGGGATCTGGTGGGTCTCGGCGAACTCGATCAGCCTGGTCCGGCTGGTGAGGTCCCATTCGCGCCAAGGTGCGATGATCTTGATCTCTGGCTGCAGGGCGTAATAGCTCAGCTCGTAGCGGACCTGATCGTTGCCCTTGCCGGTCGAGCCGTGGCTGACGGCGTCGGCGCCGACCTTGCGCGCGATCTCGATCTGCTTCTTGGCGATCAGCGGCCGGGCGATGGAGGTGCCGAGAAGGTAGACGCCTTCATAGACGGCATTGGCGCGGAACATCGGAAAGACGTAGTCGCGGACGAATTCCTCGCGCACGTCCTCAATGTAGATGTTCTCCGGCTTGATGCCCAGCAGCAGCGCCTTCTCGCGGGCCGGACCGAGCTCCTCGCCCTGCCCCAGATCGGCGGTGAAGGTGACGACCTCCGCGCCATAGGCGGTCTGCAGCCATTTGAGGATCACCGAGGTGTCCAGCCCGCCCGAATAGGCCAGGACGACTTTCTTGACGGATTTGGCGGACACGGTCGGGCTCCGAGCGATACTCTGCCGGCCTTCATAGCGGCATGGCGGAGAGCGTCAAGCGGTTGGCAGCCATGCCGTCTCGGGTGCAAGGACTCATGCGGCCGCCGCGCGCTGGGCATGCGAAAACCGCAACCACGCTTGGGGTATGAAGGACGAAACGGGGAGCGCGATGAAGATGCTGGAATTCTGGTTCGAGTTCGCTTCGACCTATTCGTATCCGGCGGCGATGCGGATCGGACGGCAGGCGGCGGAGGCGGGCGTGCCGCTGCGCTGGCGGCCCTTCCTGCTGGGGCCGATCTTCGCCCGCCAGGGCTGGAACGACTCGCCGTTCAATCTCTACCCCGTGAAGGGCAGATATATGTGGCGCGACCTCGAACGTATCTGCGCCCGCGAGGGGCTGGCGCTGGCCCGGCCGGCGCGCTTCCCGCAGAACGGGCTCAAGGCGGCGCGCCTGGCGCTTGCGAGCGAAGCGGAGGGTTGGATGCCCGACTTCGTGCGCGCGGTCTATACGGCGAATTTCGCACAGGCGCGGGACATCGCGGACGACGCGGTGCTGGCAGAGATCCTGCGCGGGCTTGGCGTGGATGCGGCGGCGGCCATCGCAGCCGCGAACGCGCCGGCGAACAAGGAAGGGCTCAAGGCGCAAACCGACGCGGCGATCGCGCGCGGCGTTTTCGGCGCGCCGAGCTTCACCATCGGCGACGAGCTGTTCTGGGGGAACGACCGGCTGGAGGACGCTATCGCGTGGGCGCGGCAAGCGTAGCAAGGATGAACGCCGTGCGCGCCTCGACGCGCGCGCGCGGGACTTCGACCGTGCGATAGCCATGCCGCGGATAGATCGCGGCGATCGTCTCGTACGTGGCGACGGCCTCGGCGAAGCTGTGCTTGCGCAGGTCGTCATGGCAATAGATCGCCTCCCAGGGCGGAAAGAGGAACACCGTCGCATTGTAGCGGCACTCCGCGATCGCGCGGGCGAGCGGCGGCGGATCGGCTTCTCCGGGAGCGTTGCCATAGCCGGAGAGTTCGGGAATTGCGCGGTCGAAGAACACCGGCGCGTCCATCCCAGCCATCGCACGATAGTCGGCGAGGCTGCGATCCAGGACGAGGTCGCGATAGCGCGCGCGGTCGCCGTCATGGGTGGCGTTGCCGCCGACGGCGGCCTGGCCGCGCAGCACGTGCCGCGCCGCTTCGTCCACGCAAGCATAACCCTTCGCCCGAAGCGCTTCGATCAGCGTGGTCTTGCCGGCGCCGGGACCGCCGGTGAAGATGTGGAAATTCGCTTTGTACATGGATCCTCGCTGGCGCGGCCGCGCGAAAGCTACGCGGCGGCGCGTTCGAAAAGACGGATTGTCGGGGGATATTGCGATTTAAAACCCGCATCCGGGCCGCGTCAAGCTACCAGCTGCCGCCGTCGACCCGGATGACCTGGCCGGTGGTATAGCTCGATGCATCCGAGGCGA
The nucleotide sequence above comes from Rhizomicrobium sp.. Encoded proteins:
- a CDS encoding GNAT family N-acetyltransferase, which codes for MAAAVEELDADAARSATTGLAGVLADCVAGGASVGFMDGFGIAEAAQFFAKVSDDVAAGRTKLFAARDGDRIVGTVQLGLDTMPNQPHRADVKKLLVHRSARNRGVAEALMTALETVARREGRTVLVLDTVTASPADRLYTRLGWQRVGAIPDYALWPDGRFCETTVFYKRVAP
- a CDS encoding argininosuccinate synthase, which codes for MSAKSVKKVVLAYSGGLDTSVILKWLQTAYGAEVVTFTADLGQGEELGPAREKALLLGIKPENIYIEDVREEFVRDYVFPMFRANAVYEGVYLLGTSIARPLIAKKQIEIARKVGADAVSHGSTGKGNDQVRYELSYYALQPEIKIIAPWREWDLTSRTRLIEFAETHQIPIAKDKRGEAPFSVDANLLHSSSEGKVLEDPAVEADSIVYQRTIAPEEAPDKATVIEVGFERGDAVSIDGQALSPAALLAGLNAFGKANGIGRLDLVENRFVGMKSRGIYETPGGTILLAAHRAMESITLDRGAAHLKDDLMPRYAEMIYNGFWFTPEREMLQTLIDKSQEFVGGTVRLKLYKGNVTVIGRSSPYSLYSQDLVTFEDDQGAYDQKDAQGFIKLNGLRLRTLAMRKRKLETK
- a CDS encoding 2-hydroxychromene-2-carboxylate isomerase, translating into MKDETGSAMKMLEFWFEFASTYSYPAAMRIGRQAAEAGVPLRWRPFLLGPIFARQGWNDSPFNLYPVKGRYMWRDLERICAREGLALARPARFPQNGLKAARLALASEAEGWMPDFVRAVYTANFAQARDIADDAVLAEILRGLGVDAAAAIAAANAPANKEGLKAQTDAAIARGVFGAPSFTIGDELFWGNDRLEDAIAWARQA
- a CDS encoding AAA family ATPase; translation: MYKANFHIFTGGPGAGKTTLIEALRAKGYACVDEAARHVLRGQAAVGGNATHDGDRARYRDLVLDRSLADYRAMAGMDAPVFFDRAIPELSGYGNAPGEADPPPLARAIAECRYNATVFLFPPWEAIYCHDDLRKHSFAEAVATYETIAAIYPRHGYRTVEVPRARVEARTAFILATLAAPTR